TCAATCTCAACACGATTTAAACCAAAGAAACCAAATATTTTTGATACTCTGAAGTTTTTAATTGTACCGTCGATCTTAACCAATGAAACTTGTTGACCAACTTTAATTGTACCTCTAAATACACGGCCAATACCGATACGTCCTACATAGTCATTATAATCTAATAATGCTACTTGGAATTGTAAAGGTTCTTCTCTATTATCGATAGGAGCTGGAATATATTCTAAGATTGTTTCATATAAACATTGCATGTTTTCATCTTGTTTTTCAGTATCTAAACTAGCTGTTCCACTTAATGCTGATGCATATACAACTGGGAATTCAAGTTGCTCATCATTAGCATCTAGTTCAATAAATAAATCTAATACTTCATCAACGACTTGTTCAGGTCTAGCTGATGGTTTATCAATTTTATTTACAACTACTACAGGTTTTAAATTTTGTTCTAATGCTTTTTTAAGTACGAAACGTGTTTGAGGCATTGTACCTTCGTATGCATCAACTACTAATACTACACCATCAACCATTTTCATAATACGTTCAACTTCTCCACCAAAATCGGCATGTCCTGGTGTGTCTAATATATTTATACGGTGATCTTTATAATTAATTGCCGTATTTTTGGCTAATATTGTGATTCCTCTTTCTTTTTCTAAATCATTTGAATCCATTGCACGTTCTGCTATATGTTCATTTTCACGGAAAATACCAGATTGTTTTAATAATTCGTCTACTAAAGTCGTTTTCCCATGGTCTACGTGGGCAATTATTGCAATGTTACGTACATTCTCTCTTAAATTAGTCATGCAAAAATTTTCCTCTCCAAATTAAATTTGTTCGATTTATATTTATAACTTGGTAATTATAACATAAATCCTTAGAAAAATAACTATTATTGTCCATATTTACTCAAATTAACGTGAATCTTATTCAAAACGTTCCTCGTTTCAAGGTTGATTTTTAATGAAAACTAGCCCATAATAAAACAATGAAAACGGTTAAAGGATGAGTATAAATGAAAAAATCTAAAGCAATATTTGTCTTACTTGCTTTAATAGTTACGATTTTCCTTTTAGCTTTTAGCTTTGCGTTAGCAGAAGGTTCTATCTTATTCATGTTGCTAGCTGTATTGTTAATTATTGCTACAATGGGTTACGGCTTCACGCTTAAAAAGAAATATCGTGAAAATGGTTGGCTTTAATTTAAAATTATATTATTAAACTGAATGAGTCTGAGACATAATTTAATGTCTCAGACTCTATTTATTAAATCACTTATTTACGATTTTCCTCTAAATCTATCTGAATGAATCTCGGAAAGTAACGCACGATGTGGCAAGAAATATTGGTTTAATATTTCATCGTGTATCGCTTTATTTCCAATCAATATCGAATTGGCTTCTAATATATTTAATGGTTCACCTAATTGATTTGTAACAATTGCACCAACCTCTTCAACGATTACTAATCCACCAGCAAAATCCCAAGGCTGTAACCTCATCGTTAAATATGCACTTGTTATTCCTTTAGCTACATTAGCAAAATCTAAAGCAGCTGATCCATACGCACGCGTACTTCTTGATTGATCAACAATCGGTGCATATATTGGATAAAGTTTTTCCTTAGTTAACCATAATGGATTGGTCGATATCAAACTCTTTTTCAACTCTGTATGTTCGAGCGGTTTCAACGCTTGATCATTTAACCACGCCCCTTGTCCAGCTAAAGCATGATACAATTTGTCATTCATCACATCATAAACAAAACCAGCATACTTTTCACCATCTATAAAAATACCAATGGATATAGCAAAATTTTCTTGCTGATGTACAAAGTTTAAAGTACCGTCAATAGGATCAATAATCCATAACACGCCATTTGTATCTTTAATATCCTTACCATGTCCTTCTTCACCAAGAATATGATGTTCAGGATATTTATCATGAATTTGTTTAAAAAGTCTTTCCTCTGTTTCTTTATCGATGTTTGTCACTAAGTCATTGGGATTTGATTTTGTTTCAATTTGAAGCTCTTCGCCTATAGATTCACGAATCTTACTACCCGCTTCTTTAATGATGCTATAACCAAATTTATATATTTCCATGAAAAGACCCCCTACAATAATATTATATTAGCATTGTTCTTTATATATTCAAAAAAAATTATGATAAAATGTATGTATAGTACCATAGTAATAAGGAGGACAACTATGTCTAAGTATACTTTTAAACAAAAAGATTTTAAAGTTTTTAGTATTGATGGTTTAGAAAATAGAATGGAAGCATTAGATGAACACGTGAGACCACAATTAAATGCATTAGGTGAAAAATATAGCCATTATTTAACAGAACAAACTGGAGATACTTTCTATCATCACGTTGCCAAACATGCACGTAGAACAGTAAATCCACCAAAAGATACATGGGTAGCCTTTGCCACAAATCAACGTGGATATAAAATGTTACCACACTTTCAAATCGGCTTATTTGAATCACAATTATTTGTAATGTTCGGTGTTATGCACGAAAATAAAAACAAAGGTCATATGGCAGATTTCTTAAGTAAAAACATACATTTACTCGAGTCATTACCAAGTGATTATTCATTATGTTTTGATCATTATAAAATAGATAAGTCACCAATCGATACTTTATCTACAGATGATTTAAAGCATCATATAAAAAGATTAAAAGACATTAAAAAAGCTGAATTCTTTGTTGCTCGAACACTAGACCCTAAATCAGAAGTGTTGAAGACAGATAAAGCATTTGTTCAATTTTTAAATGAAACATTCGATGAATTCATCAAGTTTTATGAATAACAGAGAGTGATAATATGTGTACGAGGTATGTTGAACATACCTCGCACTTTTTTTATGGTTGCTATGAGATTATAAGTTGGAATAAGTGATTTACAGATGGCTATTTATCACGTTTGTCCAGTCTTGATAAATTCAAGCATTCTATTTATCACGTTTGCTCAGTCTTGATAAATTCAGCCATTCTATTTATCACGTTCGACGAGTCTTGATAAATTCAAGCATTCTATTTATCACGTTTGCTCAGTCTTGATAAATTCGGACGTCCTATTTATCACGTTTGTCCAGTCTTGATAAATTCAGGCACTCTATTTATCACGTTTGCTCAGTCTTGATAAATTCAGGCACTCTATTTATCACGTTTGCTCAGTCTTGATAAATTGCTAGTCTCTCCAAGATGCGCAAACATACTCATCATCTCATAATATAAGAAACGAGGCTGGGACATAATTTAATGTCTCAGCCTCGTTTAGCATCTTGGCAGTAGATGACTGAGTTGAAAATGCGCTTATATCAAGCTTTTTTCAACTCTAGTCATCCTTGCCGGGGCGGGACTACGAAATCTTTTTTATATAAATAAGATTTCTGTCCCGCTCCCTTTTTTTATTAATAAATATATGGATCGTCATCTTTTTTCTTTTTATGTCTTTCATTGAAATCATTCTCTTGATGATAAATCTCATCATCTGCACTATGATTATTATCTTGGAAGTTTACATCTTCAAATTGATGCTTTGATTCGTCTTTTCTCACAAAAAGTACGATTCCAGCGACAATGAAAAATACGAGTGAAAAGATGTTAAATGTAAGGATAGATATTAATCCTGCAATTATTGCTAGTACACCTGCTAAGATGCGCTGTCTTTTAACAAAAATCATCGCAACTATTGCAAATATAATAGAGATAATTAAAATAACTATTACTAGATTCGAAGCTGGATTTAACATGGCGAATACTTGATCAGCACTTATTTCAGAATTATTCTGATTATTTTCTTCAAATGCTTTAGTGAATTGAGCTTGTGCATCTGGTGCATTTAAACCAGCTTTCAGAATAAATGCGAATATGATATAAATAAACGAACATATCAATCCTAAAATTAAGAGCGTAAACTCTAATGTTCTTTTCATTAATTGCCCTCCTATTCATTTTATATTTCTATTATCTCAATTTGTTTTGAAATTTCAACCTTATTTGTCTTTATTTGTAATATTTTGCGCATCTTGATTTTTATTTTCAAAATACTTTTTCTGTTGTTGCATACGCTGATCATAATTATTACGTCGTTCTATTGCAGCGTTTGGTTTTACTTTTTTAGGTTTTTTTTCTTTTT
The Mammaliicoccus sp. Dog046 genome window above contains:
- a CDS encoding DUF5325 family protein — translated: MKKSKAIFVLLALIVTIFLLAFSFALAEGSILFMLLAVLLIIATMGYGFTLKKKYRENGWL
- a CDS encoding DUF4064 domain-containing protein; the encoded protein is MKRTLEFTLLILGLICSFIYIIFAFILKAGLNAPDAQAQFTKAFEENNQNNSEISADQVFAMLNPASNLVIVILIISIIFAIVAMIFVKRQRILAGVLAIIAGLISILTFNIFSLVFFIVAGIVLFVRKDESKHQFEDVNFQDNNHSADDEIYHQENDFNERHKKKKDDDPYIY
- a CDS encoding DUF1054 domain-containing protein — translated: MSKYTFKQKDFKVFSIDGLENRMEALDEHVRPQLNALGEKYSHYLTEQTGDTFYHHVAKHARRTVNPPKDTWVAFATNQRGYKMLPHFQIGLFESQLFVMFGVMHENKNKGHMADFLSKNIHLLESLPSDYSLCFDHYKIDKSPIDTLSTDDLKHHIKRLKDIKKAEFFVARTLDPKSEVLKTDKAFVQFLNETFDEFIKFYE
- a CDS encoding inositol monophosphatase family protein, which codes for MEIYKFGYSIIKEAGSKIRESIGEELQIETKSNPNDLVTNIDKETEERLFKQIHDKYPEHHILGEEGHGKDIKDTNGVLWIIDPIDGTLNFVHQQENFAISIGIFIDGEKYAGFVYDVMNDKLYHALAGQGAWLNDQALKPLEHTELKKSLISTNPLWLTKEKLYPIYAPIVDQSRSTRAYGSAALDFANVAKGITSAYLTMRLQPWDFAGGLVIVEEVGAIVTNQLGEPLNILEANSILIGNKAIHDEILNQYFLPHRALLSEIHSDRFRGKS